The following proteins are co-located in the Nocardia bhagyanarayanae genome:
- a CDS encoding acyl-CoA synthetase — protein MSHNIADLVEHAIDLMPDRVALADDGREVTYAQLEERANKLAHYLLEHGVQPGDKVGIYSRNTIEAVEAMVAVFKARAVMINVNYRYVENELQYIFDNSDMVALIHERRYSDKVAAVRPAIEKLRTVIVVDDDTTGTIPTAADSVEYEAALAQSSAARDFGERSPDDLYMLYTGGTTGMPKGVMWRQEDVWRVLGGGINFLTGEYVADEWDLAKLGAANPPMTRFPIPPMIHGGSQWATFQSLFGGGKTVMIPEFTGHGVWQHIDRHGINLIFITGDAMARPMLDALIEGNPETGKPYDLSTLFAIASSAALFSPAIKEKLLDLLPNRMITDSIGSSETGFGGLSMVTKGEAHTGGPRVKIDASTEVLDEAGNPVVPGSGQIGILARKGHIPLGYYKDEAKTAATFKEFNGIRYSIPGDYARVEEDGTVTMLGRGSVSINSGGEKIFPEEVEGALKSHPEIFDALVVGVDDDRWGQRVVAVVQCRGDNRPTLEELRPVLTQEIAPYKLPRSLWYVEEIKRSPAGKPDYRWAKAQTEARPADEHAEAGAK, from the coding sequence GTGAGCCACAACATAGCCGACCTCGTCGAACATGCCATCGACCTCATGCCCGATCGCGTCGCGCTGGCCGACGACGGCCGTGAGGTGACCTATGCCCAGCTGGAGGAGCGCGCCAACAAATTGGCCCACTACCTGCTGGAACACGGTGTTCAGCCGGGCGACAAGGTGGGCATCTACTCGCGCAACACCATCGAGGCCGTCGAGGCCATGGTCGCGGTGTTCAAAGCCCGCGCCGTGATGATCAACGTGAACTACCGATACGTCGAGAACGAGTTGCAATACATCTTCGACAATTCGGACATGGTCGCGCTGATTCACGAGCGCCGCTACAGCGACAAGGTGGCCGCGGTCCGGCCTGCGATCGAGAAGCTGCGCACCGTCATCGTCGTGGACGACGATACGACCGGCACGATCCCCACCGCAGCCGATTCGGTCGAATACGAGGCGGCCCTCGCGCAGTCCTCCGCCGCGCGCGACTTCGGCGAACGTTCGCCCGACGACCTGTACATGCTCTACACCGGCGGCACCACCGGCATGCCCAAGGGCGTGATGTGGCGGCAGGAGGACGTGTGGCGCGTGCTCGGCGGCGGCATCAACTTCCTCACCGGTGAATACGTCGCCGACGAATGGGATCTCGCCAAGCTCGGCGCGGCCAACCCGCCGATGACCCGGTTCCCGATTCCGCCGATGATCCACGGCGGCTCCCAGTGGGCCACCTTCCAGAGCCTGTTCGGCGGCGGCAAGACCGTGATGATCCCGGAGTTCACCGGACACGGTGTGTGGCAGCACATCGACCGGCACGGCATCAACCTCATCTTCATCACCGGCGACGCGATGGCCCGGCCGATGCTGGACGCGCTGATCGAGGGCAACCCGGAAACCGGTAAGCCGTACGACCTTTCGACGCTCTTCGCGATCGCCAGCAGCGCGGCGCTCTTCTCGCCCGCCATCAAGGAGAAGCTGCTCGATCTGCTGCCGAACCGGATGATCACCGACTCGATCGGGTCCTCCGAGACCGGGTTCGGCGGGCTCAGCATGGTCACGAAGGGCGAGGCCCACACGGGCGGACCGCGGGTCAAGATCGACGCCTCCACCGAGGTGCTCGACGAGGCGGGCAATCCGGTGGTTCCCGGGTCCGGCCAGATCGGCATCCTCGCGCGCAAGGGCCACATTCCGCTCGGCTACTACAAGGACGAGGCCAAGACCGCCGCGACCTTCAAAGAGTTCAACGGGATTCGCTACTCGATCCCCGGCGACTACGCGCGGGTCGAGGAGGACGGCACCGTCACGATGCTCGGCCGCGGTTCGGTCAGCATCAACAGCGGCGGCGAGAAGATCTTCCCCGAAGAGGTCGAGGGCGCGCTCAAGTCGCACCCCGAGATCTTCGACGCCCTGGTGGTCGGCGTCGACGACGATCGCTGGGGCCAGCGCGTCGTCGCGGTCGTCCAGTGTCGCGGCGACAACCGCCCCACCCTCGAGGAGTTGCGGCCGGTGCTGACTCAGGAGATCGCACCCTACAAACTCCCGCGCAGCCTCTGGTACGTCGAGGAGATCAAGCGTTCCCCCGCGGGTAAGCCGGACTACCGGTGGGCCAAGGCGCAAACCGAGGCGCGTCCGGCGGACGAGCACGCCGAGGCCGGCGCCAAGTAA
- a CDS encoding LLM class F420-dependent oxidoreductase, whose amino-acid sequence MKFGLQLGYWMAQPPQNAGELVVAAEKAGFDAVFAAESWGSDAFGPLTWWGSSTERVRLGTSVVQMSARTPAATAMHALTLDHLSGGRAILGLGVSGPQVVEGWYGQPFAKPLQRTREYVGIIRRVLAREAPVTSDGPHYPLPYTGPGSIGLGKPLKPIVHPLRADLPIWLGAEGPKNVALTAEIADGWLAIYYAPRLANMYNDWLDEGFARAGARRSREDFEIAASCQVVITDDPAAELERMRWIMALYIGGMGAPELNFHAQVYRRMGYDREVDEIGRLFQAGKKAEAAAVVPDELILDTAIIGDEEHVRKQLKVWEAAGVTMMLVSVPDVAQLHRLAPLVDQ is encoded by the coding sequence ATGAAGTTCGGATTGCAACTCGGATATTGGATGGCGCAGCCGCCGCAGAACGCCGGGGAGTTGGTCGTCGCGGCCGAGAAAGCGGGCTTCGACGCCGTGTTCGCCGCGGAGTCGTGGGGCTCGGACGCCTTCGGTCCGCTCACCTGGTGGGGTTCGTCCACCGAGCGGGTGCGGCTCGGCACCTCGGTGGTGCAGATGTCGGCGCGCACGCCCGCCGCGACCGCGATGCACGCGCTGACCCTCGACCACCTCAGCGGCGGTCGGGCGATCCTCGGGCTCGGGGTTTCCGGTCCGCAGGTGGTGGAGGGGTGGTACGGGCAGCCGTTCGCCAAACCCTTGCAGCGCACCCGCGAGTACGTCGGCATCATCCGCCGCGTCCTCGCGCGGGAGGCGCCGGTGACCAGCGACGGCCCGCACTACCCGCTGCCGTACACCGGGCCGGGTTCGATCGGGCTCGGTAAGCCGCTCAAGCCGATCGTGCACCCGCTACGTGCGGATTTGCCGATCTGGCTCGGCGCGGAGGGCCCGAAGAACGTGGCGCTCACCGCCGAGATCGCCGACGGCTGGCTGGCGATCTACTACGCGCCGCGCCTGGCGAACATGTACAACGACTGGCTCGACGAGGGATTTGCCAGGGCGGGCGCTCGCCGGTCGCGCGAGGACTTCGAGATCGCGGCGAGCTGCCAGGTGGTGATCACCGACGACCCCGCCGCAGAGTTGGAGCGGATGCGCTGGATCATGGCGCTCTACATCGGCGGCATGGGCGCGCCGGAGCTGAATTTCCACGCGCAGGTCTATCGCCGGATGGGCTACGACCGCGAGGTCGACGAGATCGGCAGGCTGTTCCAGGCGGGCAAGAAGGCCGAGGCGGCGGCCGTCGTCCCGGACGAGCTGATCCTGGACACCGCCATCATCGGCGACGAGGAGCATGTGCGTAAGCAATTGAAGGTCTGGGAGGCCGCAGGCGTCACCATGATGCTGGTGTCGGTTCCGGACGTGGCGCAATTGCACCGGCTCGCACCCCTTGTCGATCAGTAG
- a CDS encoding FAD-dependent monooxygenase: MTATPLPTTTSVLVVGAGPAGLTAAITLLDAGVDVVVLDRLSEGANTSRAAVVHARTLEVLAELGIADELILRGIQVPRFTVHDGARTLATIEFGNLPTPYPYTLMTPQDTTEAVLLERLHKAGGQVRRPYVVTRVVNEKDGVTVEYTDAAGVAGAIRADYVIGADGMHSTVREQAGIGFTGDTYPASFVLADVRMAWPIARDEVALHLSPEGVTVVAPLPDTAEPDRYRVVATLDEAPEHPTVDDIQAILDARGPGGDIRVREVLWSSRFRVHHRVADRYRAGRILLVGDAAHVHSPAGGQGMNTGIQDAAALGPLLARVLAGEPQTLLDEYEATRRPVAVGVVAFTDRMTKMATLRPRVARLARNTVLSVLTRIPAVRSRLAFRLAELTTR; the protein is encoded by the coding sequence ATGACCGCCACCCCGCTCCCCACCACCACCTCGGTACTCGTCGTCGGTGCCGGACCCGCCGGACTCACCGCCGCCATCACCCTCTTGGACGCGGGCGTCGACGTGGTCGTCCTGGATCGACTCAGCGAGGGCGCCAACACTTCTCGCGCGGCCGTGGTGCACGCGCGCACCCTCGAGGTACTCGCCGAACTCGGTATCGCCGACGAACTGATCCTGCGGGGCATCCAGGTTCCGCGCTTCACCGTGCACGACGGCGCGCGCACTCTAGCGACCATCGAGTTCGGCAACCTCCCGACCCCGTACCCGTACACCCTGATGACCCCGCAGGACACCACCGAAGCGGTGCTGCTCGAGCGTCTGCACAAGGCGGGCGGACAAGTGCGCCGGCCGTACGTGGTCACCCGCGTCGTGAACGAAAAGGACGGGGTCACCGTCGAATACACCGATGCCGCGGGCGTCGCGGGTGCCATTCGCGCCGATTACGTCATCGGCGCCGACGGCATGCACAGCACCGTGCGCGAGCAAGCGGGGATCGGCTTCACCGGCGACACCTACCCCGCCTCGTTCGTCCTCGCCGACGTGCGGATGGCCTGGCCGATCGCCAGAGACGAAGTAGCGCTGCACCTTTCGCCGGAGGGCGTGACCGTCGTGGCGCCGCTGCCCGACACCGCGGAACCCGACCGCTACCGGGTGGTCGCCACACTGGACGAGGCGCCCGAGCATCCCACCGTCGACGACATTCAGGCGATCCTGGACGCGCGCGGCCCCGGCGGCGACATTCGCGTGCGGGAAGTGCTGTGGTCGTCGCGATTCCGTGTGCACCACCGGGTGGCCGACCGTTACCGCGCGGGTCGGATCCTGCTGGTCGGCGACGCCGCGCACGTGCACAGCCCGGCGGGCGGTCAGGGCATGAACACCGGCATCCAGGACGCGGCCGCCCTCGGCCCGCTGCTGGCGCGGGTGCTGGCGGGCGAGCCGCAGACCCTCTTGGACGAGTACGAAGCCACCCGCCGCCCTGTCGCCGTGGGGGTGGTGGCGTTCACCGACCGCATGACGAAGATGGCCACCCTCCGTCCCCGCGTCGCGCGGCTCGCGCGCAACACCGTGCTCTCGGTGCTGACCCGAATCCCCGCGGTCCGCAGCCGCCTCGCCTTCCGCTTGGCCGAGCTGACGACCCGCTGA
- a CDS encoding sigma-70 family RNA polymerase sigma factor gives MSEPSTSSTTLSPDVLASFEGHRRELCAYAYRMLGSSFEAEDAVQETFTRAWKSYGSFEGRASLRSWLYRIATNVCLDMLDGPQRRARPMDLSGPGTPDSPLPPPQPDYVWIEPIPNALAFGADPAEHAATKDTLRLAFVAACQHLPATQRAILIMREVLRFSASETAEALTMSPASVNSALQRARATMSKVQPTSTDGYDDSDDDQRKLVDDFVAAFEAYDMDALTTLLKADVALSMPPFDLWISGPENVAEFMLGTGSACAGSRMVRLEGANGLPAFGHYKPSEEPGVFVPWSITVLELDGETISGLNFFLDTERLFPLFGLPMELRD, from the coding sequence ATGAGCGAACCGTCCACCTCGTCCACCACCCTCTCCCCCGACGTTCTCGCGTCGTTCGAGGGTCACCGGCGGGAGCTGTGCGCCTACGCGTACCGCATGCTCGGCTCGTCCTTCGAGGCCGAGGACGCGGTGCAGGAGACCTTCACGAGGGCGTGGAAGTCCTACGGCTCCTTCGAGGGCCGGGCCAGCCTGCGATCCTGGCTGTACCGCATCGCCACCAACGTCTGCCTTGACATGCTCGACGGTCCCCAGCGGCGAGCCAGGCCGATGGACCTCTCCGGCCCCGGCACGCCGGATTCGCCGCTACCCCCGCCGCAGCCCGACTACGTCTGGATCGAGCCGATCCCGAATGCCCTTGCCTTCGGGGCGGATCCGGCCGAACACGCCGCCACCAAGGACACCCTGCGCCTGGCTTTCGTCGCGGCATGTCAGCATCTGCCCGCGACCCAGCGCGCCATCCTGATCATGCGCGAGGTGCTGCGCTTCTCGGCGAGCGAGACCGCCGAGGCGCTGACCATGTCGCCCGCCTCTGTGAACAGCGCCCTGCAGCGCGCCCGCGCCACCATGTCCAAGGTGCAGCCCACCAGCACCGACGGCTACGACGATTCCGACGACGATCAGCGCAAACTCGTCGACGACTTCGTCGCCGCTTTCGAGGCCTACGACATGGACGCGCTGACCACACTCCTGAAAGCCGATGTGGCACTGTCCATGCCGCCCTTCGACCTGTGGATTTCCGGCCCGGAGAACGTCGCCGAGTTCATGCTCGGCACCGGCAGCGCTTGCGCGGGCTCGCGGATGGTGCGGCTGGAGGGGGCGAACGGTCTGCCCGCGTTCGGACATTACAAGCCGAGCGAGGAGCCGGGGGTGTTCGTGCCGTGGTCGATCACGGTGCTGGAGCTGGATGGGGAGACCATTTCTGGGCTGAACTTCTTTTTGGATACGGAGCGGTTGTTCCCGTTGTTCGGGTTGCCGATGGAGTTGCGCGACTAG
- a CDS encoding VOC family protein: MSSKMIFINLPVTDLDRSKAFYEALGWKVNQDFTDENASCIVVDDNICLMLLTREYFTTFSKRPIADTVSATAAAYALSLSSAQEVDQLTDAAVAAGATEEVNEEKRAQEAQVGMHGRTFIDPDGHQWEPFWMDYPGAN, from the coding sequence ATGAGCAGCAAGATGATCTTCATCAACCTTCCGGTCACCGATCTGGACCGGTCGAAGGCCTTCTACGAGGCACTGGGCTGGAAGGTCAACCAGGACTTCACCGACGAGAACGCCTCGTGCATCGTCGTCGACGACAACATCTGCCTGATGCTGCTGACCAGGGAATACTTCACCACCTTCAGCAAGCGCCCGATCGCCGACACCGTCTCGGCCACGGCCGCCGCGTACGCGCTGTCGCTGTCCAGCGCGCAGGAGGTCGACCAGCTGACCGACGCCGCCGTCGCCGCGGGCGCGACCGAGGAGGTCAACGAGGAGAAGCGCGCCCAGGAGGCCCAGGTCGGCATGCACGGCCGCACCTTCATCGACCCCGACGGCCACCAGTGGGAGCCGTTCTGGATGGACTACCCCGGCGCCAACTGA
- a CDS encoding thiolase domain-containing protein: MTDNATDIAVVGFAHAPHVPETFGTTNGVEMLVPCFQQLYADLGITKSDIDFWCSGSSDYLAGRAFSFISAVDAIGAVPPINESHVEMDAAWALYEAFVKLKSGQARTALVYGFGKSSAGTLRQVLTMQLDPYLVAPLWPDALSIAGLQARAGLDAGRWTERDMAAVAAGGSGDVESLLATPYVADPLRAHDCAPITDGAAAIVLAVGDRARELCERPAWITGMAHRIDTPVLGARDLTVSPSTSAAAQAVTGGDLSGFDIAELHAQFSHQQLILTEAIGLKPETTVNPSGGALAANPMFAAGLERIGFAAEAIMAGNANRALAHATSGPALQQNLVTVLEAHA; this comes from the coding sequence TTGACTGACAACGCCACCGACATCGCGGTCGTGGGCTTCGCCCACGCGCCGCACGTGCCGGAGACCTTCGGCACCACCAACGGTGTCGAGATGCTGGTGCCCTGCTTCCAGCAGCTCTACGCCGACCTCGGCATCACCAAGTCCGACATCGACTTCTGGTGCTCGGGCTCCTCCGATTACCTTGCCGGACGCGCCTTCTCGTTCATCTCGGCGGTGGACGCCATCGGCGCCGTGCCCCCGATCAACGAGTCGCACGTCGAGATGGACGCCGCGTGGGCGCTGTACGAGGCGTTCGTGAAACTGAAGTCCGGGCAGGCCCGCACCGCGCTGGTCTACGGCTTCGGCAAGTCCTCGGCGGGCACGCTGCGCCAGGTGCTCACCATGCAGCTCGACCCGTACCTCGTCGCTCCCCTGTGGCCGGACGCGCTGTCCATCGCGGGCCTCCAGGCTCGGGCCGGTCTGGACGCGGGCCGCTGGACCGAGCGCGACATGGCCGCGGTCGCGGCGGGCGGTTCCGGTGACGTCGAAAGCCTGCTCGCCACACCGTATGTGGCCGATCCACTGCGCGCGCACGACTGCGCGCCGATCACCGACGGCGCGGCCGCCATCGTGCTCGCGGTCGGCGACCGCGCCCGCGAACTGTGTGAGCGCCCCGCCTGGATCACCGGCATGGCTCACCGCATCGACACCCCCGTGCTCGGCGCCCGCGACCTCACCGTCTCCCCCTCGACTTCGGCTGCCGCGCAGGCGGTTACCGGCGGCGACCTGAGCGGCTTCGATATCGCCGAACTGCACGCGCAGTTCAGCCACCAGCAGCTGATCCTCACCGAGGCAATCGGATTGAAGCCGGAGACCACGGTGAATCCGTCGGGCGGTGCGCTGGCCGCCAACCCGATGTTCGCGGCGGGACTGGAGCGCATCGGCTTCGCGGCCGAAGCCATCATGGCCGGCAACGCCAACCGCGCGCTCGCCCACGCCACCAGCGGCCCCGCGCTACAGCAGAATCTTGTGACCGTTTTGGAGGCGCACGCATGA
- a CDS encoding acyl-CoA synthetase encodes MQILGLWNIANAEPDRIAMVDPSGREVTYRELATLANRYANGLRALGLRTGDVLVSMVHNCVEAVAAYFAAYQSGLYIVAVNWHLTGPEVAYILQDSEAKAFIASDRFAAAAKAAADEAGLPASARFSVGEIDGFKSVAWLGAADTGRPSERSTGAPMLYTSGTTGRPKGVRRPLTGADPDAIPPHTTAFFGLFELAPYDDHVHICGSPLYHTAVLNFATISIQLGHTLVLMDKWEPEEMLRLIDKYRVTHSHMVPTQFHRLLALPAEVRAKYDVTSLRSMVHGAAPCPRETKRQMLEWWGPTVTEYYAATEGGGTVINGADWLRKPGSVGKAWPWSVIKVLSEEDGSEVAAGETGLVYMKMGASSFEYHHDKAKTEDARVGDLFTVGDIGYLDEDGYLYLCDRRSDLILSGGVNIYPAEIESVLVTHPKVADVAVFGIPHPDWGQEVKAVVQPADGVEAGAELTAELLGFAATQLAKYKMPRSVDYLAELPRDPNGKLYKRKLRERYVAAS; translated from the coding sequence GTGCAAATTCTCGGTCTGTGGAACATCGCGAACGCCGAACCCGATCGGATCGCCATGGTCGATCCCTCGGGCCGGGAGGTGACCTATCGTGAACTGGCCACGCTCGCCAACCGCTACGCCAACGGGCTGCGCGCCCTCGGCCTGCGGACCGGCGACGTGCTGGTGAGCATGGTGCACAACTGCGTCGAGGCGGTCGCCGCCTACTTCGCGGCCTACCAGTCCGGCCTGTACATCGTTGCGGTGAACTGGCACCTCACCGGTCCCGAGGTGGCCTACATCCTCCAGGACAGCGAGGCCAAGGCGTTCATCGCGAGCGACCGGTTCGCCGCCGCGGCCAAGGCGGCCGCCGACGAGGCCGGTTTGCCTGCGTCCGCGCGCTTTTCGGTCGGCGAGATCGACGGCTTCAAGTCGGTGGCCTGGCTCGGGGCGGCCGACACCGGTCGTCCGTCCGAGCGCAGCACCGGCGCGCCGATGCTCTACACCTCGGGAACCACGGGGCGGCCCAAGGGAGTTCGCCGTCCGCTCACCGGCGCCGACCCCGACGCCATCCCGCCGCACACCACCGCCTTCTTCGGCTTGTTCGAGCTGGCGCCCTACGACGATCACGTGCACATTTGCGGTTCACCGCTGTACCACACCGCGGTGCTGAACTTCGCGACCATCTCGATCCAGTTGGGGCACACCCTCGTTCTCATGGACAAGTGGGAACCCGAGGAGATGCTGCGCCTGATCGACAAGTACCGGGTCACCCACAGCCACATGGTGCCCACTCAGTTCCACCGGTTGCTCGCGCTGCCCGCGGAAGTGCGCGCGAAGTACGACGTCACCTCGCTGCGCAGCATGGTGCACGGCGCGGCGCCGTGCCCGCGGGAGACCAAGCGCCAGATGCTCGAGTGGTGGGGACCGACGGTCACCGAGTACTACGCCGCGACCGAGGGCGGCGGCACGGTGATCAACGGCGCCGACTGGCTGCGCAAGCCCGGCTCGGTCGGCAAGGCGTGGCCGTGGTCGGTGATCAAGGTGCTCAGCGAGGAGGACGGCAGCGAGGTCGCCGCGGGCGAAACCGGTTTGGTGTACATGAAGATGGGCGCCTCCAGCTTCGAATACCACCACGACAAGGCCAAGACCGAGGACGCGCGCGTCGGCGACCTGTTCACCGTCGGCGACATCGGCTACCTCGACGAGGACGGCTACCTCTACCTCTGCGACCGGCGCTCGGATCTGATTCTTTCCGGCGGGGTGAACATCTATCCGGCCGAAATCGAGAGTGTGCTCGTCACGCATCCGAAGGTCGCCGACGTGGCTGTCTTCGGTATCCCGCATCCCGATTGGGGGCAGGAGGTGAAGGCGGTGGTTCAGCCCGCGGATGGGGTGGAGGCCGGTGCGGAGCTCACCGCTGAGTTGCTTGGTTTCGCGGCAACGCAATTGGCCAAGTACAAGATGCCGCGGTCGGTTGATTACCTGGCGGAGCTTCCGCGGGATCCGAATGGGAAGTTGTACAAGCGGAAGTTGCGGGAGAGGTACGTGGCGGCGTCGTAG
- a CDS encoding Zn-ribbon domain-containing OB-fold protein produces the protein MDTSTAPDVLSAPLRARFDYTRSVGPTIGRFLTGLRSRKVVGVRGTDGRVLVPPPEYDPVTSLPLTDFVDVADTGVVASWTWVHEPLPGQPFDRPFAWALIQLDGADTSMLHAVDVAAPDQIRTGMRVRARWAEQTEGTIKDIVCFEPGEQSAAEPAAESGEPVTMIVTPVDLSYKHTASPQETVYLRGLAEGKLIGARTDAQGKVYFPPRGANPTDGRPTDDFIELSDHGTITTFCIVNVPFLGQRIKPPYVAAYVLLDGADIPVLHLVLGCDASEVRMGMRVKAVWKPREEWGHGLENVDHFEPSGEPDADYETYKHHL, from the coding sequence TTGGACACCAGCACGGCACCCGATGTGCTGAGCGCCCCACTGCGGGCGCGATTCGACTACACACGGTCGGTGGGACCGACCATCGGCCGATTCCTGACCGGTCTGCGGAGCCGCAAGGTGGTCGGCGTGCGCGGGACGGACGGCCGGGTCCTGGTGCCGCCGCCCGAATACGACCCGGTCACCAGCCTGCCGCTGACGGATTTCGTCGACGTCGCCGACACCGGCGTGGTCGCCTCCTGGACCTGGGTGCACGAGCCGCTCCCCGGCCAGCCCTTCGACCGGCCCTTCGCCTGGGCGCTGATCCAGCTGGACGGCGCGGACACCAGCATGCTGCACGCCGTCGATGTCGCCGCGCCGGACCAGATTCGGACCGGCATGCGGGTGCGCGCGCGGTGGGCCGAGCAGACCGAGGGCACCATCAAGGACATCGTCTGCTTCGAGCCGGGCGAGCAGTCCGCCGCCGAGCCCGCCGCCGAGAGCGGCGAGCCGGTCACGATGATCGTGACGCCGGTCGACCTGTCCTACAAGCACACCGCTTCCCCGCAGGAAACCGTCTACCTGCGCGGACTCGCCGAAGGCAAGTTGATCGGCGCGCGCACCGACGCCCAGGGCAAGGTGTACTTCCCACCGCGCGGGGCCAACCCGACCGACGGTAGGCCGACCGACGACTTCATCGAGCTGTCCGATCACGGCACGATCACCACCTTCTGCATCGTGAACGTCCCGTTCCTCGGGCAGCGCATCAAACCGCCGTACGTCGCGGCCTACGTGCTGCTGGACGGCGCCGACATCCCGGTCCTGCACCTCGTACTCGGTTGTGACGCAAGCGAAGTACGGATGGGCATGCGCGTGAAGGCGGTGTGGAAGCCGCGCGAGGAGTGGGGTCACGGTCTGGAGAACGTCGACCACTTCGAGCCGAGCGGCGAGCCGGACGCCGACTACGAGACCTACAAGCACCACCTGTGA
- a CDS encoding crotonase/enoyl-CoA hydratase family protein, with protein sequence MPHCLVEKRDHVLIVTMNRPEARNALSAEMMAIMRDAWDQVDSDPDIRVAILTGAGGAFCAGADLKAMTAQHPGDSFKGGGWDLSKIEALLKGRRLTKPLIAAVEGPAIAGGTEILQGTDIRVAGESAKFGVSEARWGLFPLGGSAVRLVRQIPYTVAADILLTGRHVTAAEAKEIGLIGHVVPDGTALDKALELADLIAANGPLAVQAILRTIRDTEGMHEEEAFKIDAELGTEVFKSADAKEGPKAFAEKRKPTFTGN encoded by the coding sequence ATGCCGCACTGCCTCGTCGAGAAGCGCGACCACGTTCTCATCGTCACCATGAACCGGCCCGAGGCCCGCAACGCGCTGTCGGCCGAAATGATGGCGATCATGCGCGACGCCTGGGACCAGGTGGACAGCGATCCGGATATCCGGGTGGCGATCCTGACCGGCGCGGGCGGCGCGTTCTGCGCGGGCGCGGACCTCAAGGCGATGACCGCCCAGCACCCCGGCGATTCGTTCAAGGGCGGCGGCTGGGACCTGTCCAAGATCGAGGCGCTGCTCAAGGGCCGCAGGCTTACCAAGCCGCTGATCGCGGCGGTCGAGGGCCCGGCCATCGCGGGCGGCACCGAGATTCTGCAGGGCACCGACATCCGCGTGGCAGGCGAGAGCGCGAAGTTCGGTGTGTCCGAGGCGCGTTGGGGCCTCTTCCCGCTCGGCGGCTCCGCGGTGCGCCTGGTGCGCCAGATCCCCTACACCGTCGCGGCCGACATCCTGCTCACCGGCAGGCACGTCACCGCGGCGGAGGCCAAGGAGATCGGCCTGATCGGGCACGTCGTCCCGGACGGCACCGCGCTCGACAAGGCGCTCGAACTGGCCGATCTGATCGCGGCCAACGGTCCGCTCGCGGTGCAGGCGATTCTGCGCACTATCCGCGACACCGAGGGCATGCACGAGGAAGAGGCCTTCAAGATCGACGCCGAACTCGGGACCGAGGTCTTCAAGTCGGCGGACGCCAAGGAGGGCCCGAAGGCTTTCGCGGAGAAGCGCAAGCCCACTTTCACCGGCAACTGA